A single genomic interval of bacterium harbors:
- a CDS encoding ABC transporter permease subunit, which translates to MERTTYFIRRLLLVIPTFLGITLMCYGLVQVVPGGPVEQIIMQMKGINAGEGKMAAGASGTITAEQRKALEKHFGFDKPFLTQYWKWLVHDRLGMQQDSFKYPNKTAWQLIRERMPVSLVFGLTGVVLSYLICIPLGISKALKNGSAFDLGSSVIVLTGYAIPTVAFGMVLKMLLCGTAENLWDLFPLSGVHSESYQSLSWLGQVGDAIWHMVLPVLCYVIGGFAVLTLLMKNSLLDQIGKDYLRTVLAKGGSARRAVWGHALRNALIPIATGIGGILGVMFAGSVIIEQIFEIPGMGRLSLEAIVGRDYPVFMGILALTSILGLLGNIISDFCYTLIDPRITFSK; encoded by the coding sequence ATGGAGCGGACCACTTATTTTATCAGGCGGTTGTTGCTGGTGATTCCCACGTTTCTGGGAATTACCCTCATGTGCTATGGCCTGGTTCAGGTGGTGCCCGGCGGGCCGGTGGAGCAGATCATCATGCAGATGAAAGGCATCAACGCCGGGGAAGGGAAGATGGCGGCGGGCGCCTCGGGGACCATTACGGCGGAACAGCGCAAGGCGCTGGAAAAGCATTTTGGCTTCGATAAGCCGTTTCTTACCCAATATTGGAAGTGGCTGGTCCACGACCGGCTGGGGATGCAGCAGGACTCCTTCAAGTATCCCAATAAGACCGCCTGGCAATTGATCCGGGAGCGGATGCCGGTGTCGCTGGTTTTCGGGCTGACCGGCGTGGTCCTGAGTTACTTGATCTGTATCCCGCTGGGAATCAGCAAGGCACTGAAGAATGGCAGCGCCTTTGACCTGGGGTCCAGTGTGATCGTGCTGACCGGCTATGCGATTCCCACCGTGGCTTTTGGAATGGTGCTGAAGATGCTGCTCTGCGGTACGGCGGAAAATCTATGGGATCTCTTTCCGCTCTCCGGGGTTCATTCGGAGTCCTATCAATCCCTCTCCTGGCTGGGGCAGGTGGGTGATGCGATCTGGCATATGGTGCTGCCGGTGCTCTGCTATGTCATCGGGGGATTTGCGGTGTTGACCCTGCTGATGAAAAATTCACTCCTGGATCAGATCGGTAAGGATTATCTGCGAACGGTCCTGGCCAAGGGCGGGTCAGCCCGGCGGGCGGTGTGGGGCCACGCTTTGCGCAATGCGTTGATTCCAATTGCGACTGGGATCGGCGGCATTCTGGGCGTCATGTTTGCCGGCTCCGTCATCATTGAACAGATTTTCGAGATACCCGGGATGGGCCGGCTGAGTCTGGAGGCGATTGTCGGACGTGACTATCCGGTGTTCATGGGCATCCTGGCCCTGACCTCCATTCTGGGACTTCTCGGTAACATTATTTCGGATTTTTGTTATACGTTGATTGATCCAAGGATAACTTTTTCCAAATAG